ATTTTCTTAAAGCAGATTTAAACCCTATCGAAAATGCCTATTTAATCGCTAATATACCTTACTATATAACTACAGATATATTATTTAAGGTCTTTGAGAATAAAGAGCGTTTTAAGGGTGTTTTATTGATGGTTCAAAAAGAAGTTGCAGAAAGAATATGTGCCAAACCTAATACAAGCGAATATTCAAAATTATCTGTTTCGGCTCAATATTTAGCTGAATGTAAAATTGAATTTATAGTACCTGCTAGTTGTTTTTCACCAACACCAAAGGTAGATTCAGCAATTATTTCACTTGTCTTTAAAGATGATGTTTCAAGTGATGATTGAAATAAATTAAAAGACTTCTTTAAGGATATTTTTGCTAATAGACGTAAAAAGCTATCGTATTCTCTTAAGAATAATTACTCAAAAGATAAAATACAACAAGTTTTTG
The nucleotide sequence above comes from Mycoplasma sp. Pen4. Encoded proteins:
- the rsmA gene encoding 16S rRNA (adenine(1518)-N(6)/adenine(1519)-N(6))-dimethyltransferase RsmA, yielding MRNKKDNKKEVYAKKHFGQNFLKDNNIIKKIIEVFDFSNQNVVEIGPGRGALTKELIKQAKHLTCYEIDQDMVNVINSEIISDKLTLLHQDFLKADLNPIENAYLIANIPYYITTDILFKVFENKERFKGVLLMVQKEVAERICAKPNTSEYSKLSVSAQYLAECKIEFIVPASCFSPTPKVDSAIISLVFKDDVSSDDWNKLKDFFKDIFANRRKKLSYSLKNNYSKDKIQQVFASLGYDDNLRIQQLDVETIVKLFELLNN